A part of Melittangium boletus DSM 14713 genomic DNA contains:
- a CDS encoding DUF6310 domain-containing protein, whose translation MGVGLCVLAAPEIIVGAVIVAGVVVVGFAIKEALDAHELKWADQEDARPLPEKRPVPETAPAPQKPSPEKRPKPEPKGPDFPPLEPPEVTERDRHRCEPVPVPYHRGGNKLHDKCADRIPNNSFPGGDVFVNGKNFDALQLATRTLWEVKTDNFDTYPPELRRIVIEEQLPKLQYERALALACGFDFKVGVRSAAHKAALEFADETLEIVVMNWC comes from the coding sequence GTGGGCGTCGGACTCTGTGTCTTGGCGGCGCCGGAGATCATCGTGGGGGCGGTGATCGTCGCGGGCGTGGTGGTGGTGGGCTTCGCCATCAAAGAGGCACTCGATGCCCATGAGCTGAAATGGGCCGACCAAGAGGACGCAAGGCCCCTGCCAGAAAAGCGGCCCGTGCCTGAAACAGCACCCGCCCCGCAGAAACCCTCGCCGGAAAAAAGGCCCAAGCCGGAGCCCAAAGGGCCGGACTTCCCTCCTCTGGAGCCACCCGAAGTCACGGAGCGAGATCGCCACAGGTGCGAGCCCGTCCCAGTGCCATACCACCGTGGCGGCAATAAACTGCACGACAAGTGCGCCGACAGAATTCCGAACAACAGTTTCCCCGGCGGGGATGTGTTCGTGAATGGGAAGAACTTCGACGCGCTGCAACTGGCCACGCGCACGCTCTGGGAAGTCAAGACCGACAACTTCGACACGTACCCGCCCGAACTTCGGAGAATTGTGATTGAGGAACAACTGCCGAAGTTGCAGTACGAGCGCGCCCTTGCTCTGGCCTGCGGATTTGACTTCAAGGTCGGCGTGCGCAGCGCCGCGCATAAAGCCGCACTGGAGTTCGCAGATGAGACCCTCGAAATTGTCGTGATGAACTGGTGCTGA
- a CDS encoding DUF2381 family protein, with protein MDSTGEEVELTRWQQAPIPANGAGAVVVGINGERAQLGCPCTLKLWEATGPRTFTLGNVEFPVSQQAGP; from the coding sequence GTGGACTCGACGGGCGAAGAGGTGGAGCTTACCCGGTGGCAACAGGCCCCCATCCCCGCGAATGGTGCCGGTGCCGTCGTGGTGGGCATCAATGGGGAGCGCGCGCAGCTCGGCTGCCCCTGCACCCTCAAGCTATGGGAAGCAACCGGGCCGCGCACCTTCACCCTCGGGAACGTCGAGTTCCCAGTGAGCCAGCAGGCGGGGCCCTGA
- a CDS encoding transposase — protein sequence MGWPLRMFQEEGYYFVTSRCFQGRLLLRPSSEVNEVVGGVLARAVQRSAGTIRLYAFTFASNHFHLLVWARGAALAGFMQYLRANLSKKVGKLVDWSGGFWERRYSAEPVLDDTALVGRLRYVLAHGVKEGLVDRSAEWPGLTCLPQLLGSARRLFRWFNWTKRWSKRGSEDMAGEGRFAQEWAEPVELEIAPLPCWKGLKEDERQRAVRGLVEQVEAEAQSRGTPVLGARAVRAQHPHTRPEHLKRSPRPLGHASTRQALKELREQYRTFVAAFREAAARWSRGDFSALFPPFSFPPRVAPTRAAQVL from the coding sequence ATGGGCTGGCCGCTGAGGATGTTCCAAGAGGAGGGTTACTACTTCGTCACCTCCAGGTGCTTCCAGGGACGACTGTTGCTGCGCCCCAGCTCGGAGGTGAACGAGGTAGTGGGAGGCGTGCTGGCCCGCGCCGTCCAGCGGAGTGCCGGCACCATCCGGCTGTACGCCTTCACCTTCGCCTCCAATCACTTCCACTTGTTGGTGTGGGCACGAGGGGCCGCGCTCGCCGGCTTCATGCAATACCTGCGCGCCAACCTCTCCAAGAAGGTGGGGAAGTTGGTGGATTGGAGTGGAGGTTTCTGGGAGCGGCGTTACTCCGCGGAACCGGTGCTGGACGACACCGCGCTGGTGGGCCGGCTGCGCTACGTGCTGGCCCATGGGGTGAAAGAGGGGCTGGTAGACAGGAGCGCCGAGTGGCCAGGTCTCACATGCTTGCCGCAACTGCTGGGGTCGGCACGGCGCCTGTTCCGGTGGTTCAACTGGACGAAGCGCTGGAGCAAACGCGGAAGCGAGGACATGGCGGGAGAGGGGCGCTTCGCACAGGAATGGGCCGAGCCGGTGGAACTGGAAATAGCGCCACTGCCGTGCTGGAAAGGACTGAAAGAGGACGAGAGGCAGCGAGCGGTGCGGGGGCTCGTGGAGCAAGTGGAAGCCGAGGCTCAATCGCGGGGCACGCCCGTGTTGGGAGCGAGAGCCGTGAGGGCGCAGCACCCGCATACCCGGCCCGAGCACCTCAAGAGGAGCCCGAGGCCGTTGGGGCATGCCTCCACGCGACAGGCGTTGAAGGAGTTGCGCGAGCAGTACCGGACCTTCGTTGCGGCATTTCGAGAGGCGGCGGCCCGGTGGAGTCGAGGGGACTTCTCGGCGCTCTTCCCGCCCTTCTCCTTCCCGCCGCGTGTCGCTCCAACTCGTGCTGCTCAAGTTCTTTGA